In Quercus lobata isolate SW786 unplaced genomic scaffold, ValleyOak3.0 Primary Assembly Scq3eQI_225, whole genome shotgun sequence, a single genomic region encodes these proteins:
- the LOC115973670 gene encoding uncharacterized protein LOC115973670 isoform X2: MPRTTTLECPGCPSLRALTFDALGLIKVIEAKGSQGGAPRVVERWGELDSSKCVLAASINDRKDDLLLAVARKTGMIEVLSAINGDIRFTVSNANEDGPRLADDAVVGLHLFAGQGLELTSRSYILLACTTKGNTSMRSIEVTDSPASSASIGSSNTWSVCGSGNILCSKVDGSEKYAIFGGKSVEMNMWDLDNCTKIWAAKSPPKNSLDIFTPTWFTSSTFLSKDDHRKIVAGTNSHQVRLYDISAQRRPIISFDFGETPIKSVTEDLDGYTVYVGNGSGDLASFDMRTGKLLGCFLGKCSGSIRSIARHPELPVIASCGLDSYLRLWDIKTRQLLSAVFLKQHLTNVVFDSSFADEG, encoded by the exons ATGCCTCGTACAACCACATTAGAGTGTCCTGGTTGTCCTTCTCTTCGAGCTCTAACCTTCGATGCACTTGGTCTCATCAaag TTATTGAAGCTAAGGGTAGTCAAGGAGGGGCTCCTAGAGTGGTGGAGAGGTGGGGTGAGCTGGACTCATCAAAATGTGTACTTGCTGCTTCTATCAATGACCGTAAAGATGACCTG TTATTAGCAGTGGCAAGAAAAACTGGCATG ATTGAGGTTCTCAGTGCAATTAATGGGGATATTCGTTTCACGGTTTCTAATGCCAATGAGGATGGTCCTAGACTTGCGGATGATGCTGTTGTTGGGTTGCATTTATTTGCCGGACAGGGATTGGAGTTGACATCTAG GTCTTATATTTTGCTTGCTTGTACAACAAAAGGAAACACAAGCATGAGGTCCATTGAAGTTACTGATTCACCTGCAAGTTCTGCGTCTATTGGTTCGTCAAACACATGGAGTGTATGCGGTTCTGGCAACATCTTATGTTCTAAAGTGGATGGAAGTGAAAAATATGCTATATTTGGAGG GAAGAGCGTTGAAATGAACATGTGGGATCTTGACAACTGTACTAAAATCTGGGCTGCCAAATCT CCTCCTAAGAACAGTCTTGATATTTTTACCCCAACCTGGTTTACATCATCAACATTCCTAAGTAAGGATGATCACCGCAAAATTGTGGCTGGCACCAACAGCCATCAG gTTCGCCTCTATGATATTTCCGCTCAACGAAGACCTATTATCTCATTTGATTTTGGGGAGACGCCTATCAAATCAGTAACTGAAGATTTAGATGGCTATACAGTCTATGTAGGGAATGGGTCTGGTGACCTTGCTTCTTTTGACATGCGCACAG GAAAATTATTGGGGTGCTTTTTGGGAAAATGTTCTGGAAGCATTAGATCTATAGCCAGGCACCCAGAGCTTCCAGTGATTGCATCTTGTG GACTGGACAGTTATCTACGCTTATGGGATATAAAGACTCGGCAACTTCTGTCTGCG GTTTTCCTAAAGCAGCATCTTACAAATGTTGTCTTCGACTCTAGTTTTGCTGATGAAGGTTAG
- the LOC115973670 gene encoding uncharacterized protein LOC115973670 isoform X1, which produces MPRTTTLECPGCPSLRALTFDALGLIKVIEAKGSQGGAPRVVERWGELDSSKCVLAASINDRKDDLLLAVARKTGMIEVLSAINGDIRFTVSNANEDGPRLADDAVVGLHLFAGQGLELTSRSYILLACTTKGNTSMRSIEVTDSPASSASIGSSNTWSVCGSGNILCSKVDGSEKYAIFGGKSVEMNMWDLDNCTKIWAAKSPPKNSLDIFTPTWFTSSTFLSKDDHRKIVAGTNSHQVRLYDISAQRRPIISFDFGETPIKSVTEDLDGYTVYVGNGSGDLASFDMRTGKLLGCFLGKCSGSIRSIARHPELPVIASCGLDSYLRLWDIKTRQLLSAVFLKQHLTNVVFDSSFADEEVKPSIAADLPLNAERIANETEIRDEEETLPVKRKKASKEEERRKKKKATKENEGNKKTSKENNGSKKKASKENEGSKKLKSKKSKRSKCEIHDESCLCVQSKAPESNVDMHYD; this is translated from the exons ATGCCTCGTACAACCACATTAGAGTGTCCTGGTTGTCCTTCTCTTCGAGCTCTAACCTTCGATGCACTTGGTCTCATCAaag TTATTGAAGCTAAGGGTAGTCAAGGAGGGGCTCCTAGAGTGGTGGAGAGGTGGGGTGAGCTGGACTCATCAAAATGTGTACTTGCTGCTTCTATCAATGACCGTAAAGATGACCTG TTATTAGCAGTGGCAAGAAAAACTGGCATG ATTGAGGTTCTCAGTGCAATTAATGGGGATATTCGTTTCACGGTTTCTAATGCCAATGAGGATGGTCCTAGACTTGCGGATGATGCTGTTGTTGGGTTGCATTTATTTGCCGGACAGGGATTGGAGTTGACATCTAG GTCTTATATTTTGCTTGCTTGTACAACAAAAGGAAACACAAGCATGAGGTCCATTGAAGTTACTGATTCACCTGCAAGTTCTGCGTCTATTGGTTCGTCAAACACATGGAGTGTATGCGGTTCTGGCAACATCTTATGTTCTAAAGTGGATGGAAGTGAAAAATATGCTATATTTGGAGG GAAGAGCGTTGAAATGAACATGTGGGATCTTGACAACTGTACTAAAATCTGGGCTGCCAAATCT CCTCCTAAGAACAGTCTTGATATTTTTACCCCAACCTGGTTTACATCATCAACATTCCTAAGTAAGGATGATCACCGCAAAATTGTGGCTGGCACCAACAGCCATCAG gTTCGCCTCTATGATATTTCCGCTCAACGAAGACCTATTATCTCATTTGATTTTGGGGAGACGCCTATCAAATCAGTAACTGAAGATTTAGATGGCTATACAGTCTATGTAGGGAATGGGTCTGGTGACCTTGCTTCTTTTGACATGCGCACAG GAAAATTATTGGGGTGCTTTTTGGGAAAATGTTCTGGAAGCATTAGATCTATAGCCAGGCACCCAGAGCTTCCAGTGATTGCATCTTGTG GACTGGACAGTTATCTACGCTTATGGGATATAAAGACTCGGCAACTTCTGTCTGCG GTTTTCCTAAAGCAGCATCTTACAAATGTTGTCTTCGACTCTAGTTTTGCTGATGAAG AAGTTAAACCTTCTATAGCAGCAGATCTACCACTAAATGCTGAACGAATTGCTAATGAGACTGAAATCAGAGACGAGGAAGAAACACTGcctgtgaaaagaaaaaaggcatcaaaagaagaagaaagaaggaagaagaaaaaggcaacgaaagaaaatgaaggaaacaAGAAGACatcaaaagaaaacaatggAAGCAAAAAGAAGGCATCGAAAGAAAATGAGGGAAGCAAGAAGTTAAAATCCAAGAAAAGCAAAAGATCAAAATGTGAGATTCATGATGAATCATGCTTGTGTGTACAATCCAAAGCGCCGGAGTCAAACGTTGACATGCATTATGACTAG